GTTTAGTGCCACATGTAAGGGCAGCTCAACCTTCTAAGATAGGGATTCAGAACCTAGACTTCAGAAAGGTCACTAAATTCCAGAAATCTCCTGAAATGGATGCACACTTACaggtataattttgttttctgagtaGGTCTGTAGTTACTGTCAATATCAAAGGGTATCCCTGACCCCTAGAAAGGGTGAGGACCATGAATCCAagcgtattttttttttaaacaagaaatttatttaaatgacaaGACGCTTGACTTGAAGGGAAAACTATCTAGGATTCATTTCTTTTAGAGTAATTTATCCCTACTTAAAGACAGGTTGCCTTACATGTAACAGCTACGtacaaaaaagttataaaattgtCCTTGGTTTTACAGTGATacatgaaaaacattaaaattctccAATCGAACAAGGTATGCAAGAGTTTTTATGCTGGTTTTTTTTTCGTTAAATAGTGAGAGCAAAATAACTTACTGGAATATAAAGATAAGAGCTGAATGAGCATGCTACTAATGGAGAAAAGGGGGTATTTTCACAGAACCAGTATTTTTCCCCATCCCATCTCCATTTGATGTCGATCAAAACATACCATTGgccatttagtttaaaaaaaatgcaataagcTTGTGCATATACACCAGTTACTTTATGTACAATAAAGGAATGGGGAAGGGGATAATGAAAGAATAGAGAAACTATACTGTAATAGTCAGGATGTGGTGGAACCAAATTGCGATATTCTAATTGAGAACGTCTTCTTGGTCTGGAGGAACAGAATTCTGGAGTAAAGTAGCAGGTTTTCTCTTTAGTAGACACCTCCTGTCTGCTGTTGGAACACATCAATTGCATCTTCATCCTCCACTTCCAACTGTGCAGGTGTGTCTGTTTCATTGATTGGCTGCCCATTAAATTGGGACCTGATCTGCCTCACTGACAAACCCTGTCCTTCACAGTAGGCTTTCATTAGTTCACTAAATGGTGCATGCCTCTTAATATTAAACTGCACCATGGAACCATCCTGCCCTGCCACCTTCAAATTAATACAGTCATTGTTCTCCATCTTGATTCTTTCCTTGGGCTTTTCATCAGCCATGGTGAGCACTGGAGTCTCCTCAGCTGCCGCTTCACAAAAGAGGTACCAGGTCCGCCCTGAACAAGCACACAAGCAGCACCGGTCAAGCATATGTTTTTAGCATCTATTATGCAGTACCATTTTCATCATCAAGATTCTGTTATTCTTCCTTACACAATAGCCGGAGGAGAGGACAAGGCTTCATGATGAACTAGAAGAAGCTAAGGATAAAGCCCGGCGGAGATCCATTGGTAACATCAAGTTCATTGGAGAACTCTTTAAACTCAAAATGCTGACTGAAGCCATCATGCATGACTGTGTGGTGAAGCTGCTAAAGAACCATGATGAAGAATCCCTCGAGTGCCTGTGCCGCCTACTCACCACAATTGGCAAAGACCTGGACTTTGAGAAAGCGAAGGTAAAAACCCCAGATCTCAGAAACCTCCGGCAGGGACTCTTTGTCAATTGCGGAAGAAGTAGACTGTCAACACGAGCGTCCATCTCGCCCCAGCAGTCTAggcttcctgtttttcttcttttgcccttcTCATTGTCATTGTTGGGCCATCATGCTCCTTACCACATTTTCATTAACGTCAGAAGTGAAGAGGGTCCCAAATTATATAAAAGCCAATTCATGAATTGAGATTATTTGTCACTTGTCCTTTTTCTGCATGACTGTTTCACAGGtcatttgtatgtgtatgtatagcaaATTGTGGACAGAAATTTTGGAGAGAAAAGCTACTAAGGGCCAGGACTGAGGGTAagacagaaacaaagaagacacGATAGCTTTCTCAAGTTTATGCTCTAATAGAGCATTAGCGACAGAGCTGTCTAACCATAATATAAGAAATCGTTAAAAGTATTATAATTCAAATATAGCATGGTACTTTCCAAATAACGGGTAGGGAAATTAGAAATGCATCAAAGAAATAATGTTAGAAATGTTTCATAACATCAGAATCAGCTAGGATTATGTTTGGCTATGACAGAAAACCCCAAATATCAGTGTGTTATACAAGACTGAGGTTAATTTCTCAGCCATGTAAATGAAGTTCAGGGGTAAGAAGTCTGAGGCTGGCCTGGTGGCTAAGCGATgataaaaaatttcaattcctccAGCTTAACATTTTGTCATCGCTAAGGTGTAGCCCTTGTCCTTACTGATCTGATAGCCTAGAAGGTTGGAAAGGGGCAAAGGACCCAGCCACCCCTCTCTTAAGGTTCCGAGGAGCTGCAGTATGacattttcatctatattttgtTGGCCTGTGACTGTGACCAGCTGCCTGGAATATGTAGCCTTTATTTTGGGTGTCATGTTCAATTAAACATTCTACCCCATGGCCTTTTGGCTATAAGTTGTGTTTATAGGCCGTTTAAAATTCTACATGGTAAAACTACATTTGAATTCCTCAGCCAGGAATACtaatgattttgtatcctgcagccacGTATGGACCAGTATTTTAATCAGATGGAGAAa
This sequence is a window from Globicephala melas chromosome 1, mGloMel1.2, whole genome shotgun sequence. Protein-coding genes within it:
- the LOC115863303 gene encoding small ubiquitin-related modifier 2-like isoform X2, producing MADEKPKERIKMENNDCINLKVAGQDGSMVQFNIKRHAPFSELMKAYCEGQGLSVRQIRSQFNGQPINETDTPAQLEVEDEDAIDVFQQQTGGVY
- the LOC115863303 gene encoding small ubiquitin-related modifier 2-like isoform X1 — encoded protein: MADEKPKERIKMENNDCINLKVAGQDGSMVQFNIKRHAPFSELMKAYCEGQGLSLEVEDEDAIDVFQQQTGGVY